A single Musa acuminata AAA Group cultivar baxijiao chromosome BXJ2-1, Cavendish_Baxijiao_AAA, whole genome shotgun sequence DNA region contains:
- the LOC103993588 gene encoding protein PHR1-LIKE 2 isoform X3 → MRTMGVKGLTLFHLKSHLQKYRQGKQSGKELTEQSKDASYVLENPSSSALSPRVPAPDVNEGQEVKEALRVQMEVQRRLHEQLEVQKHVQIRMDAYQRYVDSLIAMAYKIASDQIASSSFGMTEHELTEGT, encoded by the exons ATGCGAACAATGGGTGTTAAAGGACTTACTCTTTTTCACTTGAAAAGTCACCTCCAG AAATACCGACAAGGAAAGCAATCAGGCAAAGAATTAACTGAGCAGTCAAAGGATG CTTCCTACGTTTTAGAGAATCCAAGCAGCAGTGCTTTATCTCCAAGAGTGCCTGCTCCTGACGTCAACGA GGGTCAGGAAGTCAAAGAGGCATTGAGGGTACAGATGGAAGTGCAAAGAAGACTTCATGAACAACTTGAG GTTCAGAAGCATGTGCAAATCCGAATGGACGCTTATCAGAGGTACGTCGATTCCCTAATCGCaatggcatacaagatagcatcaGATCAAATTGCTTCAAGCAGTTTCGGCATGACCGAGCATGAGCTCACGGAAGGCACCTGA